In Plectropomus leopardus isolate mb chromosome 17, YSFRI_Pleo_2.0, whole genome shotgun sequence, the DNA window CAAGTATAAGGGAGGTTCAAGAATACCAGATGGACGTTTAAATTAATAAGGACGTATTTTTTCTGGTTTGCATCGCTTTGCAAGATGTTTGTGAATGTCACACAATGTcctcttcttttgtcttttttgttgttgaaaaacTTTAAACGTGGTTTAATATATGtcctgaacacatttttttagttgtaacattttcttattttgtaatatCTTGCAGTATTCctattttgtaataaaattaaatgattaagaactaaagcctttttaaaattcagccTATGAGTAATACACAACTGTTTCATCCTGTGGCCCTCAtcattaattaaccctttgaaacctggctaaATTGGCCTGAATTCTGAAAAACCTAGAAATTAGCATGAAATGAGTAAAATAGTAGTACAAGAACATTACTTGGAAAATTAGCGAAACAACAAactaacaacaataaaataggaaagtcaaaacaaaacaaagaagaaggaaaaattGCTTTAAAGTTATCGTAATTctgtaagataattttaaatatatacttatgGTGactatagttttctgaacatactagctttttaaaatatttttctaaatttatcaatttcttgcaatttgtgggaaaattatctcaatgcagcacaagaaaagtgatgttgattcaggtctcaaagggttaagcatctTTTTGATATAATTGAGCTGCTATTCTGTGTTGCATTTCGAGTTGAAGGGGGAAATTACTGAGAATCTCTTGATTCAAAAGGGAAGTAAATGTATCCACATCCACATTTGCAGTTCAATCTGAGTGAAAGTGTGGGGAGTGATTTTAGGGTCCCGAGCCCTCCTTTCAAAATTTTAACATAATGCTTTTGAACAAAGTGGCAGAATGAGCTTTCAGTCAGCATCATATAGTTTAACAAATGAACAATTATGAGGAAATTATTGGAAATGGAAATTATTTTCAAGTAGAGGGAAACTGCTGCCTGAAACCTGCAGAACAGTGTAGTGTTAATTTTAGACTGTGCGGTGTTTCGTTTAACTTCATTATGCTTTGCTTGAAAGGCAAGTGACGAGGGAGACAGACTATGAAAGTAACaagtggttttattttctttttttatccaaaagttGACAGacataataaatatacattcaGGTTTGTTCATAATGCAACAAATAATGCAACTTTCACCaagtttagagaaaaaaaaaagcaaaatgtaaacatttttttctcaagagcCTTTCTTGACAAGCTTATGTAGAGGCAGATTTTACAGCATCACTACACAGGGGACAGGCCTATGAGCTGTTGTCCCAAGTGTCTCATCACAGTTTGCTTTACAATATGTCACTGTCGCCTCGGGGGCTGCAGTCTACAGTTTTTTTGGGTGTATGTGCCCTGTATGAGGAACGGCTCAACTTCAGCACTGGAAAAGTCTGACAGAAAGTCttttgcacacatgcaaacaaagtgTCAGCATATGATACAGCCTCTCTCTTTGGCCTGGCTGCCTCCTACAGCTTTCTCCTTTATGTACATTAAGTCACTGTGTACGCTGGGTCTTCGCGCAAACGGAGCCACAATCCCATAGGCGTTCCCGTCTTTGCACTTCTTGTTTCTGAAGGACTTTCTGTGAAGAACCTCGCAGTACTGCAGGGAGACTTTGCAGTGCCGGTCGGGGCTCATTTCGTCGGGCAGCTTGGCCATGGTAAAGAGAGTCTGAAACATTTGGTCCACgttggtgtttttctttgctgaGATTTCAAAGTAAGCGCAGTGCTCCTCTCCACCAACTAGCTGCTcgatctcctcctcctgcacctcgCGGTAAAAGTCTCTGTCACACTTGTTGCCGCAGATGACCAGCGGGATGTTCCCGTTCTCCTTGGTTTTGTTTCGCAGGCAGGACTTGGTCTCGTAAATTTGACGCTTCAGGCGCTGCACCTCCTGGAAGGAGTCTCTGTTGTCCAGGCTGAATACCAAGATGAACATATCACctggaaaacaaaagagaaaacagggTCAGtgccaaataataaaaacatttaaatagcaGCAAATCACCTTTGTATGCAGCAGCTTAAACTTTTACAGCTCAACTCACCGGTAAGAATTGAAAGCCTCCTCATTGCAGGGAAGGGATGATTTCCAGATGTGTCCAAAATGTCCAGCTGGTAAACGTCCCCCCTGATGCTGTAGAGTTTCCTATGGAAGTCCTCAATAGTGGGTGTGTATTGGTCGTCGACTCTCTCGTTCAGAAACCGAGAGATGATGGCTGTCTTCCCAACTTTAGTGGAGCCCAGAATCACCATCCTGTGGCAATTCTTGGCCGGAATGTCGAACTCATTCTCGGATGGTGTCATTTTCTTAATCATGCTTGCAGCAGTTGCACCCGGAGGTAGACTGTGCTGTGGCGAGAGATGGCTTCAAGTCCTTTCTGTGATGTGAGGTGTCTAACCTCGCTGTGTCTCTGAAGCCGGAGGAGAGCAGGCAGGGGGATTTATGGGGAAAGTTTGCCGCGCCTCCCGAATGCGTCATGCGTCACGC includes these proteins:
- the LOC121957088 gene encoding dexamethasone-induced Ras-related protein 1-like translates to MIKKMTPSENEFDIPAKNCHRMVILGSTKVGKTAIISRFLNERVDDQYTPTIEDFHRKLYSIRGDVYQLDILDTSGNHPFPAMRRLSILTGDMFILVFSLDNRDSFQEVQRLKRQIYETKSCLRNKTKENGNIPLVICGNKCDRDFYREVQEEEIEQLVGGEEHCAYFEISAKKNTNVDQMFQTLFTMAKLPDEMSPDRHCKVSLQYCEVLHRKSFRNKKCKDGNAYGIVAPFARRPSVHSDLMYIKEKAVGGSQAKERGCIIC